Proteins encoded together in one Terriglobus saanensis SP1PR4 window:
- a CDS encoding GyrI-like domain-containing protein encodes MSRLPAILLSVVLLDSSPMPLQSKTIDPSSPQVAEVPAFTVIGSFVRTTNAVEMSGKDGKIGPLWNQFMHGGAEAIPGAIEQETIYAVYTNYESDETGAYDLILGKSVQPEQQVPAKMKAIPIPAARYLVFSSGTSSPDAIKAAWMKVYQYFAHHPDQRRAFTYDFEQHSSAGAKIFIAIKGKR; translated from the coding sequence ATGTCACGACTCCCGGCAATCCTGCTCTCGGTCGTCCTGCTGGACAGCAGCCCTATGCCTTTACAAAGTAAGACCATAGACCCGTCTTCACCACAGGTTGCCGAAGTACCAGCATTCACCGTCATCGGTTCGTTTGTTCGCACGACGAATGCAGTAGAGATGTCTGGCAAAGATGGCAAAATTGGGCCGCTTTGGAACCAGTTCATGCACGGCGGCGCAGAAGCCATTCCCGGAGCGATCGAGCAAGAGACCATCTACGCCGTTTATACCAACTACGAGAGCGACGAAACTGGCGCCTACGACCTCATTCTCGGAAAATCCGTTCAGCCCGAACAGCAAGTTCCGGCAAAGATGAAGGCTATTCCTATACCGGCCGCGCGATACCTTGTCTTCTCCTCTGGAACCAGCTCTCCGGATGCGATCAAGGCGGCATGGATGAAGGTCTATCAGTATTTTGCTCATCATCCCGACCAACGCAGAGCTTTCACCTATGACTTCGAGCAGCATTCCAGCGCAGGCGCCAAAATCTTCATCGCAATCAAGGGAAAGCGTTAA
- the rpmF gene encoding 50S ribosomal protein L32, with amino-acid sequence MPNPKRRHSKQRTAKRRSHDFLTPTGVSRCTNCDEFKLPHHACPKCGEYKGRAVIEVKQAS; translated from the coding sequence ATGCCTAATCCCAAGCGTCGCCATTCGAAGCAGCGTACGGCCAAGCGCCGTTCGCACGACTTTCTTACCCCCACGGGTGTCTCCCGCTGCACTAACTGCGATGAGTTTAAGCTTCCCCATCACGCCTGCCCCAAATGCGGCGAGTACAAGGGACGCGCCGTCATCGAAGTGAAGCAAGCCAGCTAA
- a CDS encoding YceD family protein — protein MTIIKPIDLRPDPLDLDVSILPDAITYAEDIRQISPLNLTGTAEILEEHGGPKEIIEDIRLRAKFSGRFELLCARCLEPGEQDVSGDFDLIFRPTGVDARSGERAISEAETEIGYYEQSGLVLEDVVREQVLLSLPDRSLCKPGCKGLCPHCGQNRNETECNCEAAPADPRWSALAGLAGAIKSKQN, from the coding sequence ATGACGATCATTAAACCAATCGACCTCCGTCCTGACCCGCTCGACCTGGACGTCTCCATCCTTCCGGACGCCATCACGTACGCCGAAGACATACGTCAGATCAGCCCACTCAACCTGACCGGCACCGCCGAGATTCTGGAAGAGCACGGCGGCCCCAAAGAAATCATTGAAGATATTCGTCTCCGCGCCAAGTTCTCCGGACGCTTTGAACTCCTCTGCGCACGCTGTCTGGAGCCCGGAGAGCAGGACGTCTCCGGCGATTTCGACCTGATTTTTCGGCCGACCGGTGTCGATGCGAGATCCGGCGAACGAGCAATTAGTGAGGCCGAGACAGAAATCGGGTATTATGAACAGAGCGGACTTGTGCTGGAAGACGTCGTTCGGGAGCAGGTGCTTCTCTCCCTTCCGGATCGCTCTCTCTGTAAGCCAGGCTGCAAGGGACTTTGCCCGCACTGCGGCCAGAACCGGAATGAAACAGAATGCAACTGCGAAGCCGCCCCGGCGGATCCGCGATGGAGTGCGCTGGCCGGTCTTGCAGGTGCGATAAAGTCAAAACAGAATTGA
- the plsX gene encoding phosphate acyltransferase PlsX yields MLVDIVLDAMGSDKAPEPELRGAILACRHLPVRIHLVGPEDKIRPALRAHLKGENLPIEIVHASEWISMDDKAASSVRSKKDSSMRVGLKLVREGKARGFVTAGNTGAAMATAKMVLGALNGVDRPALATILPTGAGTPCVLLDVGANVDSDPQNLVQFALMGQIYARSVLGIAKPRVGLLSIGEEDSKGNAMTKETLPLLRELPINFIGNVEGRDLFQNNVDVVVCDGFVGNVTIKTIEGLAKLISDELRQALKATITSQVGALLSRRAFKDFKRRLDYSEYGGAPLLGVQGACIIGHGSSNERAIMNAIRVAVQFAQADVSRHIEAALKPRDPGPLPPFNEVKADPFRDDNGLIPPAA; encoded by the coding sequence ATGCTTGTCGACATCGTTCTTGACGCGATGGGATCCGATAAGGCCCCCGAGCCTGAGCTCCGTGGGGCCATTTTGGCTTGCCGTCATCTGCCCGTCCGTATCCACCTCGTGGGTCCGGAAGATAAAATCCGTCCCGCGCTGCGAGCTCACCTCAAGGGCGAGAACCTGCCCATTGAAATCGTCCACGCCAGCGAGTGGATCAGCATGGACGACAAGGCCGCAAGCTCTGTCCGTTCCAAAAAAGACTCTTCCATGCGCGTCGGGCTCAAGCTCGTGCGCGAAGGAAAGGCCCGCGGCTTTGTGACTGCCGGCAACACCGGCGCGGCCATGGCTACGGCCAAGATGGTGCTCGGCGCTCTGAATGGCGTCGACCGTCCTGCCCTTGCCACGATCCTGCCTACCGGCGCTGGAACGCCCTGCGTCCTTCTGGACGTGGGAGCAAACGTCGACTCCGATCCGCAGAACCTCGTTCAGTTCGCCCTGATGGGACAGATTTACGCGCGGAGCGTGCTCGGCATCGCCAAGCCCCGCGTCGGCCTGCTCTCCATCGGCGAAGAAGACTCTAAGGGCAACGCCATGACGAAGGAGACTCTTCCCTTGCTGCGTGAGCTGCCTATCAACTTCATCGGCAACGTCGAAGGCCGCGATCTCTTTCAGAACAATGTGGATGTCGTCGTCTGCGACGGCTTTGTGGGCAACGTCACGATCAAGACGATCGAAGGTCTGGCGAAGCTTATCTCCGACGAACTGCGGCAGGCGCTCAAGGCAACGATCACCTCGCAGGTCGGTGCATTGCTTTCGCGTCGCGCCTTCAAGGACTTCAAGCGCCGTCTCGATTACTCCGAGTATGGCGGAGCTCCGCTGCTCGGCGTTCAGGGTGCATGCATCATCGGCCACGGATCTTCGAACGAGCGCGCGATTATGAATGCCATTCGCGTCGCCGTTCAGTTTGCCCAGGCCGATGTCAGCCGCCACATCGAAGCTGCGCTTAAACCGAGAGATCCGGGTCCGCTCCCTCCGTTCAATGAGGTAAAAGCAGATCCCTTCCGGGACGACAACGGACTTATTCCGCCTGCCGCTTAA
- a CDS encoding histidine triad nucleotide-binding protein, whose translation MEPDCIFCRIVAGEIPATKVYEDDLCLAFRDLHPVAPTHVLLIPKGHVSSQAHALETHEALLGHLVFIAAKVAGEEGLTNGFRTVINTGDEGGQTVHHLHLHVLGGRQMHWPPG comes from the coding sequence ATGGAACCTGACTGCATCTTCTGTCGCATTGTCGCGGGCGAGATTCCCGCCACGAAGGTCTATGAGGACGACCTCTGCCTCGCCTTTCGCGATCTCCACCCCGTCGCTCCCACGCATGTTCTCCTGATCCCGAAGGGACACGTCTCCTCGCAGGCGCACGCTCTGGAGACCCATGAGGCCCTTCTTGGGCATCTCGTCTTCATCGCTGCAAAAGTCGCTGGAGAAGAGGGTCTCACCAACGGATTTCGCACCGTCATCAACACCGGCGACGAGGGCGGACAGACTGTCCACCATCTCCACCTGCATGTTCTGGGTGGTCGGCAAATGCACTGGCCTCCGGGATAG
- a CDS encoding sensor domain-containing diguanylate cyclase codes for MDQVLRAPMRVGRVVPLLVLSAFGAIAFTCAVATVGYANNQHMADARVWLEHSHSVLTLLQNQGQRLDRVSASMQLYRATGDDRHLSNAQSTTAAMRVGVDNLETLVRDNPSQTQHAKDLDVKIDGLAHALDAAKTSREIPDRELRESRSAITVIQDEEHGLLTQRADDTQKATTRSLVLGIFFLGSSLVVIVVLFAFLIRDALRRRAFETQISIANDRLEGTVEKLKRHGADSVFLKSSRDELQLCVTSLEAQKCTGRHLHELVPGSRGATVILNNSRTLMEIMTTWGEPNSLSDGFALETCCGLRTGRSRWRKPGESEIHCSHFAGVPPENYLCIPLAAQGETIGFTYLEFPTEEIAQLACDRLVLIEEMVELASMTIAALNLRAKLESQSIRDVLTGLFNRRFMEVALERELHRATRRGSSLAVLLLDVDHFKDFNDTFGHEAGDVVLREVGACFLQSVRTEDIVCRYGGEEFVIIFPEITAEMALQRAEKIREQISALRIQFKGQPLGHISLSIGLAMFPYPASSVDELLRMADHALYDAKQSGRNRTVVASHAPALFLKKEH; via the coding sequence ATGGATCAAGTATTGCGCGCTCCGATGCGGGTGGGCCGGGTCGTTCCTCTGTTGGTGCTCTCCGCATTCGGCGCGATCGCCTTTACCTGTGCGGTGGCCACGGTGGGGTATGCGAATAATCAGCATATGGCCGATGCGCGAGTTTGGCTTGAGCACTCCCACAGTGTTCTTACACTGCTCCAAAACCAGGGGCAAAGGCTGGACCGCGTCAGTGCTTCGATGCAACTCTATAGAGCGACCGGAGATGACAGGCATCTCAGCAATGCCCAGTCAACTACCGCAGCCATGCGGGTGGGTGTCGATAACTTAGAGACGCTCGTCCGAGACAACCCCTCGCAGACCCAGCATGCGAAGGACCTGGATGTTAAAATCGACGGCCTAGCTCACGCCCTCGACGCTGCAAAGACATCGAGAGAGATCCCCGACCGTGAACTTCGCGAAAGCCGTAGCGCAATTACGGTCATTCAAGACGAGGAGCACGGACTTCTGACACAGCGTGCCGACGATACCCAGAAAGCCACGACACGCAGCCTGGTTCTGGGTATCTTCTTTCTTGGTTCGTCGCTGGTCGTGATCGTTGTTCTGTTTGCATTCCTGATCCGGGACGCTCTGCGCCGCCGAGCCTTTGAAACACAGATTTCAATCGCAAATGACCGGCTGGAAGGTACCGTCGAAAAGCTCAAACGCCACGGCGCTGATTCTGTTTTCCTCAAATCCTCCCGTGACGAACTTCAGCTCTGTGTCACCTCCCTCGAGGCCCAAAAATGTACGGGAAGGCATCTCCACGAACTGGTGCCAGGCAGTCGAGGGGCCACCGTGATCCTCAACAACTCCCGCACCTTGATGGAGATCATGACCACGTGGGGTGAACCGAACTCTCTTTCCGATGGATTTGCCCTGGAGACGTGCTGCGGTCTTCGCACGGGAAGGTCCCGTTGGCGCAAACCCGGCGAATCCGAGATTCACTGCAGCCACTTTGCGGGCGTACCTCCGGAGAACTACCTCTGCATCCCTCTCGCCGCGCAGGGCGAGACTATCGGCTTTACGTATCTCGAATTTCCGACGGAAGAGATTGCCCAGTTGGCCTGCGATCGTCTGGTCCTCATCGAGGAGATGGTCGAGCTGGCTTCGATGACGATCGCCGCGCTCAATCTGCGCGCCAAGCTGGAGAGCCAGTCGATTCGCGATGTCCTCACCGGTCTTTTCAACCGCCGCTTTATGGAAGTGGCTTTGGAACGCGAACTGCACCGCGCTACAAGACGCGGCTCTTCCCTGGCCGTCCTGCTCCTGGACGTAGATCACTTCAAGGACTTTAACGACACCTTCGGTCACGAAGCTGGAGACGTCGTGCTTCGCGAAGTAGGCGCCTGCTTCCTGCAGTCCGTTCGTACGGAAGACATCGTCTGTCGTTACGGAGGAGAAGAGTTCGTCATCATTTTTCCCGAAATCACGGCGGAGATGGCCTTGCAGCGCGCGGAGAAAATTCGCGAGCAAATCAGTGCTCTCAGGATCCAATTTAAAGGGCAGCCGCTGGGCCACATCTCCTTGTCGATCGGATTGGCCATGTTCCCCTATCCCGCAAGCAGTGTGGACGAACTGCTTCGCATGGCTGACCATGCGCTCTACGATGCCAAACAGTCCGGACGCAATCGGACGGTCGTTGCTTCGCATGCGCCGGCATTGTTCCTGAAAAAGGAACACTAA
- a CDS encoding DUF72 domain-containing protein, with protein MQIKKTEQSAGGLYVGTSGWAYASWKPEFYPKAVPAKKFLEHYATRLNSCEVNYTFRALPSATQLENWLAAVGAPEFRFSFKAPQGITHFKRLKDCGEVLEAFLSSLEPVRQAGKIGCVLFQLPPNFKSDVERLRDFLSLPAMKRAGQIAFEFRNASWFCDEVYAVLQEYGVAVCIAESDDLETPESFTAPFSCYRLRMAGGYADAAVTAFAERFAALSKKREVYVYFKHEDEPTGPLAAEQMLIEARAL; from the coding sequence TTGCAGATAAAGAAGACAGAGCAGAGTGCGGGTGGTTTGTATGTGGGTACGTCCGGGTGGGCGTACGCAAGCTGGAAGCCGGAGTTTTATCCCAAGGCTGTCCCGGCAAAGAAATTCCTGGAACACTATGCGACGCGGCTGAACTCCTGCGAGGTGAACTACACCTTTCGGGCGCTCCCGTCTGCGACGCAACTGGAAAACTGGCTGGCGGCTGTGGGCGCGCCAGAGTTCCGCTTTTCCTTCAAAGCCCCGCAGGGAATCACGCACTTCAAGCGATTGAAGGACTGCGGCGAAGTGCTGGAGGCGTTTCTATCTTCACTGGAGCCGGTGCGACAGGCAGGCAAGATCGGTTGCGTCCTCTTCCAGCTGCCACCGAACTTCAAAAGCGATGTCGAACGGCTGCGCGATTTCTTAAGCCTGCCTGCTATGAAGCGAGCGGGCCAGATTGCCTTTGAGTTCCGCAACGCCTCGTGGTTCTGCGATGAGGTCTATGCGGTGTTGCAGGAGTATGGCGTAGCTGTCTGCATCGCAGAGAGTGATGACCTTGAGACGCCGGAGAGCTTCACCGCTCCGTTCAGTTGCTATCGGCTGCGGATGGCGGGTGGATACGCGGACGCTGCGGTAACGGCATTTGCGGAGAGGTTCGCTGCGCTGAGCAAAAAGCGCGAGGTCTACGTCTACTTCAAACATGAGGATGAGCCCACAGGCCCGCTCGCCGCAGAGCAGATGCTGATTGAGGCGCGCGCGCTTTGA
- a CDS encoding tetratricopeptide repeat protein, giving the protein MRFLSKYWSSALIVAVLSSFSQAQMTWHDMGAATAPTPPEKLPPPLRMTGIGNGHIAITTSNPEAQIWFDQGLNLQHDFWDYEASKAFEQAIRLDPNCAMCWWGLAQAIDFRGKESDTLVAEELAHAKKWKSHVTPAEKLYIEASLAQQKDDKKESKKKTDPKVHHDSAETKKLRKLVALYPASDQASIQTRIFLAGSLRDGFTHGEPNAGTAEAQRILAQLILEYPNDTASLHYWIHVIEPGNHPELARDAAVRLGAMVPTSGHMVHMPGHIFYLLGDYNRAQVSFAASTAVDEAYMRAQNVSPDDDWNYVHNLMYSIADLLEAGRFAEADALALKTAPAHGTRPTTLYVGSPRDGISRLDPALPSALRSANWTVAKTLLEKSTAPTMFPNLGVLREGLLQYAKGMQALETKDLALAKSASTEMERAVKTSVGDKSAHPMGAMPGMKNDPRDAMLSPIHSYLSIAALELSGGVAMEDGRAADADRDFKKAVEMEAALSYREPPTYLRPAAETQADSLMRAGRFADARAALEVVAKKRPESGFALYGIARADEATGNAETNASYARFLKAWSQADTGLPQMVHARAWMEKHAAGI; this is encoded by the coding sequence ATGCGCTTTCTTTCCAAATATTGGTCGTCGGCCCTGATCGTTGCGGTGTTGAGTTCCTTCTCTCAGGCGCAGATGACGTGGCACGATATGGGCGCTGCGACCGCCCCGACGCCTCCAGAGAAGCTGCCGCCGCCGCTGCGGATGACTGGGATAGGCAACGGACATATCGCGATTACGACCTCCAATCCCGAGGCGCAGATCTGGTTTGACCAGGGCCTGAATCTCCAGCACGACTTCTGGGACTATGAAGCCTCAAAGGCGTTTGAGCAGGCCATACGCCTCGACCCGAACTGTGCCATGTGCTGGTGGGGGTTGGCGCAGGCGATCGACTTTCGCGGCAAAGAGTCAGACACCCTGGTGGCGGAGGAGCTTGCGCACGCAAAGAAGTGGAAGTCACACGTGACGCCTGCGGAGAAGCTCTACATCGAAGCATCGCTCGCCCAGCAGAAAGACGACAAGAAAGAGTCGAAGAAGAAGACAGATCCGAAGGTGCATCACGACTCCGCAGAGACGAAGAAGCTGCGCAAATTAGTGGCGCTTTATCCCGCTTCGGATCAGGCTTCCATCCAGACAAGGATCTTTCTGGCTGGTTCTTTGCGCGATGGCTTTACCCATGGCGAACCGAATGCGGGAACAGCGGAGGCGCAGAGAATTTTGGCGCAGTTGATCCTGGAGTATCCCAACGACACCGCTTCGCTGCACTACTGGATCCACGTAATCGAGCCGGGAAATCATCCGGAGCTGGCGCGCGATGCGGCCGTGCGCCTGGGCGCGATGGTGCCGACAAGCGGACACATGGTGCACATGCCCGGACATATCTTCTACCTGCTGGGCGACTACAACCGCGCACAGGTCTCCTTCGCTGCTTCGACTGCGGTAGATGAGGCGTACATGCGCGCGCAGAACGTCTCGCCCGATGATGACTGGAACTACGTCCACAACCTGATGTACTCCATTGCGGACCTGCTGGAGGCGGGACGCTTTGCGGAGGCGGACGCGCTGGCATTGAAGACAGCACCTGCGCATGGCACTCGTCCAACGACACTCTATGTTGGATCCCCGCGCGATGGCATCTCGCGACTCGATCCCGCTCTACCTTCGGCCCTGCGTTCCGCGAACTGGACCGTGGCAAAGACGCTGCTGGAGAAGAGCACGGCGCCCACGATGTTTCCAAACCTGGGTGTGCTGCGCGAAGGCCTTCTGCAGTATGCGAAGGGTATGCAGGCATTGGAGACCAAGGACCTGGCTTTGGCAAAGTCCGCTTCGACCGAGATGGAACGCGCTGTGAAGACGAGCGTCGGGGACAAGTCGGCTCACCCCATGGGGGCCATGCCGGGCATGAAGAACGACCCGCGCGATGCCATGCTCTCTCCGATTCATAGCTATCTTTCGATTGCAGCGCTGGAGCTCTCTGGTGGCGTTGCGATGGAAGACGGTCGCGCTGCGGATGCCGATCGTGACTTTAAAAAAGCAGTAGAGATGGAAGCGGCACTCTCGTACCGCGAGCCTCCCACCTACCTTCGACCAGCTGCGGAGACGCAGGCCGATTCGTTGATGCGGGCGGGTCGATTTGCCGATGCGCGTGCAGCGTTGGAAGTCGTTGCGAAGAAGCGTCCCGAGTCTGGATTTGCTCTCTACGGCATTGCGCGCGCGGACGAAGCCACAGGGAATGCGGAGACAAATGCGTCCTATGCCAGGTTTCTAAAGGCCTGGTCGCAAGCGGATACAGGCCTCCCTCAGATGGTGCATGCACGAGCCTGGATGGAGAAACACGCAGCAGGGATTTGA
- a CDS encoding response regulator, with product MSSEANLPEAPMPQGPPPPVQAGIENGGESGQPGAANKNRRRRRKRKKPGVGEAGATGSGEAVGSLSASGDGEAGASSNGAANGASNGASNGTPVQAAGQPNGQQRTQNNGQAQGQSNGQGKRWKKKFRRAGEGSGGGENRPPRPEPGNSIHAGGQGQRRGRSGSNGGKQQRGPRSFVGPMDHSYREANGNFAESPRSTIEVHGNVRRGGGQQHYNQHREDRMPAELLTNYRPVAIPEDAPTHIYFFVDDLFVTAKVTEAAKNQGVKVAFIKADKDIVAQLVDMEEKDHPALIVVDLNNANAKPLTLIPKLKAKLKKGTSIIGFLSHLQGDLKAKAVEAGCDTVMAKAAFSQNLPNLLRRYGVEDEEEQNFNQ from the coding sequence ATGAGTTCAGAAGCGAATCTCCCCGAGGCTCCCATGCCGCAGGGACCCCCTCCTCCGGTGCAAGCCGGGATAGAGAATGGTGGCGAATCTGGCCAGCCAGGTGCAGCTAACAAGAACCGCCGCCGCCGCCGCAAGCGGAAGAAGCCCGGCGTAGGCGAAGCTGGCGCCACGGGAAGTGGCGAAGCGGTAGGCAGCCTATCTGCTTCTGGCGATGGCGAGGCCGGAGCAAGTTCGAACGGTGCCGCAAACGGCGCGTCGAACGGAGCTTCCAATGGGACCCCCGTGCAAGCCGCAGGCCAACCCAATGGACAGCAGCGCACCCAGAACAACGGTCAGGCCCAGGGTCAGAGCAACGGACAGGGAAAGCGTTGGAAGAAGAAATTTCGCCGTGCAGGTGAAGGCAGTGGTGGCGGTGAGAACCGTCCTCCTCGACCGGAGCCGGGCAACAGCATCCACGCGGGCGGTCAGGGACAGCGCCGCGGACGCAGTGGCAGCAATGGCGGGAAGCAGCAGCGCGGACCGCGCAGCTTCGTCGGTCCCATGGATCACAGCTACCGCGAGGCGAATGGCAACTTTGCCGAATCACCCCGTTCGACGATCGAAGTGCACGGCAACGTGCGCCGCGGCGGCGGACAGCAGCACTACAACCAGCATCGCGAAGATCGCATGCCTGCGGAGTTGCTGACCAACTACCGTCCCGTCGCGATTCCGGAAGATGCACCGACGCACATCTATTTCTTTGTCGATGACCTCTTCGTCACGGCGAAGGTGACCGAAGCCGCAAAGAATCAGGGCGTCAAGGTCGCCTTCATCAAGGCGGACAAGGACATCGTCGCCCAACTGGTCGACATGGAAGAAAAAGACCATCCGGCGTTGATTGTGGTGGACCTGAACAACGCCAACGCCAAGCCCCTGACGCTGATCCCGAAGTTGAAGGCCAAGCTGAAGAAGGGTACTTCCATCATCGGTTTCCTCTCGCATCTGCAGGGCGACCTGAAGGCAAAGGCCGTTGAAGCGGGCTGCGACACCGTCATGGCAAAAGCCGCGTTCTCACAGAACCTGCCGAATCTTCTCCGTCGTTATGGCGTAGAAGACGAGGAAGAGCAGAACTTCAACCAGTAA
- a CDS encoding MFS transporter, translating into MPSPKSPPSNKAQLPFLGLACGVGVSTIYYNQPLLLEMGRTFHVSEGKAGLVAVATQVGYAIGLLCFVPMGDIAERRGLMMKLYGAVSVALLLVSLAPTLPLLIAASAIAGALASVTHIALPIAPDIAPKHMRGRAIGIVMSGLLLGVLLARTFAGWLNDLSHHFFHFAGWRTVFFLAAIINAAFVPAMRRYMPSLPPKRKLSYSDAMRSLYAVVRREPLLREAAVMGGLVFAAFSCFWNTLAFLLGTHGLGAGVAGTFGLVGTAGALVASFAGRQSDSHGPRWVLTGGLIVFATAYTGLWLNESFRTPFTLHLIFMAVCVILLDIGMQCVQIANQTRIFSLLPEARSRINTVYMVVYFTGGAMGSTLSTLAWEHYKWNGVCTLALGLLALALLRHLTGDRTKYKPLHPTDHSRDFVLEG; encoded by the coding sequence ATGCCCTCTCCCAAAAGTCCGCCCTCCAACAAAGCGCAGCTACCTTTTCTCGGTCTCGCCTGCGGTGTCGGCGTCTCCACCATCTATTACAACCAACCACTTCTGCTCGAGATGGGCCGCACCTTCCATGTGAGCGAAGGCAAGGCCGGTCTCGTGGCCGTCGCCACACAGGTGGGCTACGCCATCGGACTTCTCTGCTTCGTTCCCATGGGCGACATCGCCGAACGGCGCGGCCTGATGATGAAGCTGTACGGAGCCGTCTCGGTGGCTCTGCTGCTCGTCTCCCTTGCGCCTACGTTGCCTCTGCTCATTGCTGCCTCCGCCATTGCTGGTGCGCTCGCTTCGGTCACACACATTGCCCTTCCCATCGCTCCGGACATTGCGCCGAAGCACATGCGTGGACGCGCCATCGGGATCGTGATGAGCGGTCTTCTTCTAGGAGTTCTCCTCGCACGCACCTTTGCCGGATGGCTCAATGATCTCTCACATCACTTCTTTCACTTTGCTGGATGGAGGACTGTCTTCTTCCTCGCCGCCATCATCAACGCAGCCTTCGTTCCGGCGATGCGGCGTTACATGCCCAGCCTTCCCCCGAAGCGCAAGCTGAGCTACTCCGACGCGATGCGCAGCCTGTATGCGGTGGTTCGCAGGGAACCGCTCCTGCGGGAAGCGGCCGTCATGGGCGGCCTTGTCTTTGCCGCGTTCTCCTGCTTCTGGAACACGCTTGCCTTCCTTCTCGGCACACACGGTCTGGGCGCAGGCGTTGCCGGTACGTTCGGTCTGGTGGGTACGGCTGGCGCACTCGTGGCCTCGTTTGCAGGGAGGCAGTCCGACAGTCACGGACCGCGTTGGGTGCTTACGGGCGGCCTGATCGTTTTTGCGACCGCCTACACAGGCCTCTGGTTGAACGAAAGCTTCCGTACTCCCTTCACGCTCCACCTCATCTTCATGGCGGTCTGCGTGATTTTGCTCGATATCGGCATGCAGTGCGTCCAGATCGCGAATCAGACACGCATCTTCTCGCTTCTGCCCGAGGCGCGCAGCCGGATCAACACGGTCTACATGGTGGTCTACTTCACCGGCGGCGCTATGGGCTCCACGCTCTCTACGCTTGCGTGGGAGCACTACAAGTGGAACGGCGTCTGCACCCTGGCGCTTGGACTGCTTGCTTTGGCCCTTCTCCGCCACCTCACGGGGGACCGCACGAAATACAAGCCCCTGCATCCCACCGATCACAGCCGGGATTTCGTCCTCGAAGGGTAA
- a CDS encoding YheT family hydrolase, translated as MTSALIQEFEPRWWLRNGHLQTIVGNFLPRKSRLAAPVTEFVDVPLPPEMRERHGSDALIASRIVCHCHWQPEEVRAERMTVVLVHGLEGSSHSQYVVGNANKLWDAGCNVVRMNMRNCGWTDALSGTLYHSGLSCDVLAVLEWLIAHGMRKIALAGYSMGGNMVLKAAGELGAKAPAELKAVVAVSPPMDLRESADALGLKQNWLYERRFIKALKTRYRRKRALFPAVFLPMKMERVKSIRDFDEFVTGPQCGFTGANDYYARSGAALVANRIAMPTLVLHAWDDPFIRLTAATRAKLLANEWITLVEPQHGGHCAFLAEPAEGYDGYWAEHLLREFVMERMDAE; from the coding sequence TTGACCTCAGCCCTGATACAGGAGTTCGAGCCTCGGTGGTGGTTGCGGAACGGACACCTCCAAACCATCGTCGGAAACTTCCTTCCACGCAAAAGCCGTCTGGCCGCGCCGGTGACGGAATTCGTGGATGTGCCTCTGCCTCCCGAGATGCGCGAGAGGCACGGAAGCGATGCGCTTATTGCAAGCAGGATTGTCTGTCACTGTCACTGGCAGCCGGAAGAAGTGCGTGCCGAACGAATGACGGTCGTGCTGGTGCATGGCCTGGAGGGCTCCTCGCATTCGCAGTACGTGGTGGGCAATGCGAACAAGCTTTGGGACGCAGGCTGCAACGTGGTGCGGATGAACATGCGCAACTGCGGTTGGACGGACGCTCTGAGCGGCACGCTCTATCACTCGGGTTTGAGCTGCGATGTCCTCGCGGTGCTGGAATGGCTGATCGCGCACGGCATGCGGAAGATCGCGCTTGCGGGCTATTCGATGGGCGGCAATATGGTGCTGAAAGCCGCAGGGGAACTGGGCGCAAAGGCCCCTGCGGAGTTGAAGGCGGTGGTCGCGGTGTCTCCGCCGATGGACCTGCGCGAGAGCGCCGATGCGCTGGGACTGAAACAGAATTGGCTCTATGAACGTCGATTCATCAAAGCGCTGAAAACAAGATACCGACGGAAGCGGGCCCTGTTTCCCGCGGTGTTTCTGCCGATGAAGATGGAGAGGGTGAAGTCGATCCGTGATTTCGATGAATTCGTGACGGGGCCTCAGTGCGGTTTTACAGGGGCGAACGACTACTATGCGCGTTCAGGCGCCGCGCTGGTCGCGAACCGAATCGCCATGCCGACGTTGGTGCTGCACGCATGGGACGACCCGTTCATCCGGCTGACTGCAGCCACGCGCGCGAAATTGCTGGCGAATGAGTGGATCACGCTGGTGGAACCACAGCACGGCGGCCACTGCGCGTTTCTGGCCGAGCCTGCGGAAGGCTACGATGGGTATTGGGCGGAGCATCTGCTTCGAGAGTTCGTCATGGAGCGTATGGATGCTGAGTGA